One Hordeum vulgare subsp. vulgare chromosome 4H, MorexV3_pseudomolecules_assembly, whole genome shotgun sequence DNA window includes the following coding sequences:
- the LOC123446531 gene encoding calmodulin-binding protein 25-like gives MDAVSCFAPPALLSRSFADAAIARALHFSLSAGSSFLPEPSIIADLGACCAEAMTAPTSSCSNMAMLPPAAAAARCRLGPAGGRAGKRRPRPSKRVPTTYISTDAATFRLMVQHVTGAEAEPQVDADASLGVLLSPFDFDHLLPLDPAAAAAQVAAYALPAAPAAEQPCFPTLDSSNVMYDKN, from the coding sequence ATGGACGCCGTCTCCTGCTTTGCGCCGCCTGCGCTGCTCTCCCGTTCGTTTGCGGACGCGGCCATCGCGCGCGCGCTCCACTTTTCCCTCTCGGCCGgctcctccttcctccccgagccgtcCATCATCGCAGATCTCGGCGCCTGCTGCGCGGAAGCCATGACGGCCCCGACCTCCTCCTGCAGCAATATGGCGATGCTTCCcccggcggcagcggcagcgcgTTGCAGGCTGGGACCTGCGGGCGGCCGCGCCGGGAAGAGGCGGCCGCGACCGTCCAAGCGCGTGCCCACCACGTACATAAGCACCGACGCGGCCACCTTCCGTCTCATGGTGCAGCACGTCACGGGCGCCGAGGCCGAGCCGCAGGTCGACGCTGACGCCAGCCTCGGTGTCCTCCTGTCACCCTTCGACTTTGATCACTTGCTACCGTTAGACCCTGCTGCGGCCGCGGCCCAAGTCGCCGCGTACGCCCttccggcggcgccggcggcggaGCAGCCGTGCTTCCCAACGCTGGACTCGTCCAACGTCATGTACGACAAGAACTAG